ATCGGGCACAGCCACTTGTGCAAGGCGTTCGCCATCGGCAATGGCGAGGTGCACGACGTGGTGGCGCAGAAGTTCGGCATCCGCCGGGGCTACAAGTACATCATCTCGGTGGGCAGCGTGGGGCAGCCGCGGGACTACGACAACCGGGCCTGCTTCGTCATCTGCGACACCGGGGCGCGCACGGTGGAGTACCTCCGGGTGGAGTACGACATCGAGTCGGCCGCGCAGAAGATCTTCGACGCCTCGCTGGCGCTCAACTTCGGCAAGCGACTGTTCCTCGGGGTGTGAGTCGAAAAAGGGGTGCGGCGGTCCGGAAATGGCGTAGAAAACCGGCCCCGTGCGCCTCTCCAGCCCCTTTTCCAGCCGGATCTTCGTGGGCCTCCTGACGGCCCTCCTCGTCGTGGCGGCCCCCGTGGCCTGCCGCAAGCCCGCCAAACCCTCCGAGGCCTATACCCAGGCGCATACGCGCTTCGGCAAGCTGTACGGAGAGAAGGGCGATGACGCCTTCCTGGATCCCGAGCTCGCCCAGGTGGAGTCGCTGCTGGCCCAGGTGCCCGCGGACAGCCTCGACGCCGTGGCGGCCCAGGAGCTGCGCGCCCGCATCCAGACCGGCAAGCAGCAGGCCGCCGCCCGGCAGAAGGCCCAGGAGGACGCCATGGCCAAGGCGCGCGAGCAAGGTCCGAGCACCGGAGGTTTCGGCTCGGAGACGGGCTCGCCGGCTCCCGCTCCCTCCGACTCCGAGCCGGTGGACGAGGCCTCCGACGCTGGCACGGAGGGCGCGGACGCGGGCGCGGGCGTGCCCGGGGTCGGCACCCCGGAGGCCCAGCTGGCCAGCTCCGGCTGCTTCCAGAAGGGCGAGCCGCTCGAGGTGAAGGGCCGCGGCCGCCGGGACCGTTGGGAATTGGCGGACCGCCCGGCGTGTCGCCAGCAGTATGCCTCGCTCCAGGATCAGGTGTTGATCATCGAAGAGGGCAAGGTGCTCGCCCAGGTGCCCCGGAGCGCCATCCAGGCCATCCCCGCGGATGGCGGCACGGGCGGTCCCACCCCGGATGCGGGCCGCTGAAACAGGCTCGCGCCTCCCACTTCCAGACCTTCCACGCGGAACCCCCTCATGAACGAACAGACCTTCATGAAGTTGATGAACATCCTCCCCAAGTCCGCCCTGTCCACGGCGGTGGGGATGGCCACCCGCCTGCCCGCCCCGGCCCCGCTGCACCGGGCCGCCATCAAGGCGTTCGCGAAGATGTACAACGTGGACCTGGCCGAGGCGGAGCACGCCCTGGAGAAGTACCCGACGTTCGCCGAGTTCTTCACCCGCGGCCTGAAGACGGGCTCGCGCCCCGTGGATCCGGGCCAGAAGGTGGTGGTGTCCCCGGTGGACGGCGCCGTGTCCCAGGTGGGTTACGCCGAGCACGGCCGCGTCATGCAGGCCAAGGGCATCCACTACTCGGTGGGCGAGCTGCTCGGTGACGAGGAGGCCGCGAAGCCCTTCCACGGCGGCGCCTGGACCACCATCTACCTGTCCCCGCGCGACTACCACCGCATCCACTCGCCGCTGGGCGGGAAGATCACCGGCTACGCGTACATCCCCGGCGAGTTCTGGCCCGTCAATCCGGCCTCGGTGAAGAACAAGCAGGCGCTCTTCTGCGTCAACGAGCGGCTCGTCACGTACCTGGACACGGTGGCCGGCAAGTGCGCCGTGGTGAAGGTGGGCGCCACCTGTGTGTCGCGCATCAAGGCGGCCTACGAGGACGTCATCACCCACCTGGGCAAGCCGGGCAAGGTGCACCGCTACGACACGGCCATCCCGGTGGAGAAGGGCGGCGAGCTGGGCCGCTTCGAGATGGGCTCCACCGTCATCCTCGTGTTCGAGCCGGGGCGGGTGAAGTGGGACGACAGCCTCCAGCCCGAGGCGGTGGTGCGCATGGGCCGGCGGATTGGAGAAATTCCGTGAGCAAGGTCAGTGGCGTCAAGGGCATGAACGACATCCTCCCCGGCGACGTGGAGGTGTGGCAGCACGTCGAGCGCACCGCCCGGGAGCTGTTCGGCCGCTTCGGCTATGGCGAGGTGCGCACGCCCATGGTGGAGGACACCGCGCTCTTCGTGCGCAGCGTGGGCGAGACGACGGACATCGTCGGCAAGGAGATGTACACCTTCGAGGACAAGGGCGGCCGCAGCCTCTCCCTACGTCCCGAGGGCACCGCTCCCGCCGCGCGCGCGTACATCGAGCACTCCATCCTCAACCAGGAGCCGATTACCCGCTGGTTCTACATGGGCCCCATGTTCCGCTACGAGCGGATGAAGACGGGCCGCTACCGCCAGTTCCACCAGATCGGCGCCGAGGGCTATGGCTCCAAGGAGCCCGCCCAGGACGTGGAGATGATGGACATGGTCGTGCAGCTCCTGCAGAAGCTGGGGCTCACGGACGTGTCGCTCAACATCAACTCGCTCGGTGACGACGCGTGCCGGCCCGGCTACCAGAACCGGCTGGTGGAGTACCTGCGCGCCCACTCCAGCGAGCTGTGCGCGGACTGCCAGGTGCGCCTGGAGAAGAACCCCCTGCGGGTGCTCGACTGCAAGAACGAGCGCTGCCAGCAGATCGCCAACGCCGCGCCCAACATCACCGAGTCGCTGTGCGAGCCGTGCCGCGCGCACTTCGCCGAGGTGCAGCGCAAGCTGGACGTGCTCGGCATCAAGTACGTGGTCAACTCGCGCATCATGCGCGGCCTGGACTACTACACGCGCACCACCTTCGAGTTCATCGCCTCGCACCCGGCGCTGGGCACCGCCAGCACCGTGGGCGGCGGTGGCCGCTACGACAAGCTGGTGAAGAGCCTCGGCGGGCCGGACGTGCCCGCGGTGGGCTTCGGCCTGGGCCTGGACCGGCTCTGCCTGCTCCTCAAGGAGAGCGGCCAGCAGTTCTCCCCGCCGGTGGATCTCTTCATCGCCGCGGCGGACGAGGGCTCGGCGGACGTGGCCTTCGGGCTGGTGAGCCGCATGCGCCGCGAGGGCCTGCGCGTGGAGTTCGACACGCGCGGCGGCAGCCTCAAGAGCCAGATGAAGCGCGCGGACAAGACGGGCGCCCGCTTCACGCTGGTGCTCGGGCAGAACGAGCGCGAGAGCGGCCAGGCCCAGCTCAAGCCCATGGCGGGCGGAGACGCCATCCCCGTGCGGCTCGAGGACCTGGCCTCCACCGTGCGCGAGGCGCTCGCCCGGCCGTCCGCTCCTCCCGCCTCCTGAGACGGGAAGAGTCTCAGAGACCGGGAAAAACCGGCGGCACCCTTGAGAATTCAAGGGTTTAGAAGGGCCGCCGGTTTGATGTGTTGGGACGGTGACCTTACAATCCCGTTCCAGTCATGCCGCCAGACTGGACGCAGGGACGTCGAGACGAGGGCCCGTGCTGGATTCCCATCGAGGGAGACAGCATGTGGCCCTCGTTGCGTTCGGGGGACGTGGCGCGGGTGGAGCCGTGGGCCGGGGAGCTGCGCCCGGGCGAGGTGGTGCTCGCGCGCTTCGCGCATGCCCTGGTGGTGCACCGCGTGCGGCGGTGTGATGGGGACACGTGCGTGCTGCTCGGGGACAACGCCCGGGCGGAGGATCCCCCGCTGCCGCGCGAGCGGGTGCTGGGACGGGTGGGGCTGGTGCGCCGGGGCGGCGAGGTGCTCGAGCCGGGCCGGTGGGACCGGGGGCCGAGGCGCTGGGGCCGCTGGCGCGTGGAGTGGAAGCGTGGGCTGGCGGCGCTGCTCGGAAGACGGAGGCGCGCATGAGCTTCCGCCCGGACAGCATCCCCCGCAGGCGCGAGGGCGCGGATGGCCAGCGCTTCGGCGCGGACTTCGTGGTGCTGGATGCGGAGGGGCGGATGCTGCGGGGGCTCAACGAGACCGCGGCGCGCGTCTGGGACCTGAGTGACGGCAAGCGCACCGCGCGGGAGATCGCCGCCCTGGTGGCGCACGAGTACGGCGTGGATGTGGAGCGGGTGCTCGAGGACTGCCTGCGCTTCCTCGAGCGGCTCGCGGGACATGGACTGTTGGACGCGGAGGAGGTGCTTCGATGAGAGCGCTCGTGATGGCGTCGGTGGTCCTGTGGCTGTCCGCCTGTGACGAGGGCCGTGCTCCTCCAGAGCCTCCGGGTGGGGGAGGGGAGACGCCCGCGGAGCCCGGGCCCGTGGTGCCCGCCGAGGTGTCGTGGAATGGGATCTCTCCGCCGGTGAGGCCCACGCCGCCACTGCCTCCGCTGGTGGGCTCGGCGGACGTCACCTACGTGCCCGAGGGCGCGCGCGGCATGTCGGAGGTGACGGCGGTGGAGGTGCGGCTGCGCGTGAGTGGCATCGTCGGCTCGGCATCGGTGGACGCGGAGCTGCTGGCCCCGGGCCCCGCCGCGTACGAGCGCCACACCCGGAAGGTGGAGGCCGTGCCCACCGAGCAGCGCGAGCTCGTCTTCAGCATGCCCGTGGCGGGGACGAACATCCCCATCCACGGCCTGAGCGGGAGCTGGGAGGCGCGCTTCTTCGTCGATGGCGTGCCCCTCACCACCGCCACCTTCACCCTGGATCGCTGAGGAGGCCCCGCCATGAACGCACGCCTGTTCGCGCTCCTGACCCTGCTGCTGCCCGCCGCCGCGCTCGCCCAGAACGCGTGGACCGTCACCCCGGTGGAGGGCTCGGCGGTGATGGGGGAGATCTCCTCGCTCGTCTTCGAGGTCCGCAACGCCTCCACCAGCACCCGGCCCCTCAACGAGCTCAGCCTCGCCGTCGACGGTGCCGCCTATGACGTGGATGGCGGTGACGCTCCGGCGGGCTGGACGGTGAGCACCATCGATCGCAAGGAGCGCCGCATCACCTACCGGGCGACGGGCTCCTGCACCCCCGGGCCCCTGGGGCTCGCGCCGGGAGCGTCCGCGCGCTTCACCTTGCGGCTCGTGGGACTCGCGGCCAATGCCGACACCACCGATGCACTGGTGGGAGGGAACAATCCCACGAAGTCGAGCATGGCCCTGGACACGTGCCCCGGCGGCGTCACGTTCACGGGCGACCCGGCGCTGGCCCGCTGGAAGCGCGTGGGCCTGTCCGCCACCCTCACGGCCCTGCCGCGCACCCTTCAGCTCGGGAGCGACGTCACGGTGCAGCTCCTCGTGGTGAACCGCTCGCTGGTGAACCAGGGGGGCATCACCCCGAGTGGCCCGGCCGTGGTGGGCAGCGCACGCTTCGACACGGTGGTGTCGGCGTTCTCTCCGGCCTCGCTCTCCCTCGCGCCCGGAGCCACCGGGAGCTTCACCGCGAGGCTGCGGTCCACGCTGGAGGGGACCTCTGTCTTCCAGGCCTCGGCGGGCAACGGCACGGTGAGCACCGCGCTGACCTCCTCCCTGCAGGTGAACGTGAGCAGCTTCCCGGCGCTCGCCGAGGTGCTTCCCACCAACATCATCACGGGCGATACGGTGACGCTCCGGCTCACCGTGAGCAACCCGTCCACCGTCAACTACCGGGACGTGGTGCCCCGGACGCCCGTCTTCCTCGGCACCGCGGTGCCCACGCTCGTGAGCGGCCCCACGCCCGCGAAGTCCACGACGCTCAACGCCGGCACGTCCGTCAGCTTCGTCTGGAAGTACAAGCTGGACGGGCCCGTGGGTTCCTCCTTCCAGTTCGAGGCCCAGGCGGACGCCACGCGCGCGGGCGTCCCCCTCTCCACCAGCCGGGTGCTCTCGGGGCTGGGGCGGATCGTGGAGCACCGGCTCTTCATCGAGCCCGCTTCCGTCATCGGCGGCGTCACGAATCGCTCGCTCCGCTACGTCGTCTACAACGGCGGCACGGTGGAGATCCGCAAGGTGAAGCTGCTCACGCCCGACACCACCTTCTTCAAGGCGTCGGCCACCCCCTTCGCCAGCGACACCAGCGGGTGGACGGCCGTCGCCACCACCAGCAACCCGAGGGGCTATGAGTGGACGGTCCCCGCCGGGCAGTCCGGCATCACCTCGGGCCAGCAGCGCGGCTTCACCCTCGACTACGCCACCCTCGGCGCCGTCACCCGGGATACGGCCTTCCTCCACCAGATGGAGCTCACGCTGGCCGATGGTTCCACCGTCTTCCGCGTGGACGCGCCCGTCACCCTCTTCGTCAACCGCGTGGTGCCCGAGGTCGAGTCCCTGGT
The sequence above is drawn from the Archangium gephyra genome and encodes:
- a CDS encoding S24/S26 family peptidase, encoding MPPDWTQGRRDEGPCWIPIEGDSMWPSLRSGDVARVEPWAGELRPGEVVLARFAHALVVHRVRRCDGDTCVLLGDNARAEDPPLPRERVLGRVGLVRRGGEVLEPGRWDRGPRRWGRWRVEWKRGLAALLGRRRRA
- the hisS gene encoding histidine--tRNA ligase; amino-acid sequence: MNDILPGDVEVWQHVERTARELFGRFGYGEVRTPMVEDTALFVRSVGETTDIVGKEMYTFEDKGGRSLSLRPEGTAPAARAYIEHSILNQEPITRWFYMGPMFRYERMKTGRYRQFHQIGAEGYGSKEPAQDVEMMDMVVQLLQKLGLTDVSLNINSLGDDACRPGYQNRLVEYLRAHSSELCADCQVRLEKNPLRVLDCKNERCQQIANAAPNITESLCEPCRAHFAEVQRKLDVLGIKYVVNSRIMRGLDYYTRTTFEFIASHPALGTASTVGGGGRYDKLVKSLGGPDVPAVGFGLGLDRLCLLLKESGQQFSPPVDLFIAAADEGSADVAFGLVSRMRREGLRVEFDTRGGSLKSQMKRADKTGARFTLVLGQNERESGQAQLKPMAGGDAIPVRLEDLASTVREALARPSAPPAS
- a CDS encoding PQQ-binding-like beta-propeller repeat protein, whose product is MNARLFALLTLLLPAAALAQNAWTVTPVEGSAVMGEISSLVFEVRNASTSTRPLNELSLAVDGAAYDVDGGDAPAGWTVSTIDRKERRITYRATGSCTPGPLGLAPGASARFTLRLVGLAANADTTDALVGGNNPTKSSMALDTCPGGVTFTGDPALARWKRVGLSATLTALPRTLQLGSDVTVQLLVVNRSLVNQGGITPSGPAVVGSARFDTVVSAFSPASLSLAPGATGSFTARLRSTLEGTSVFQASAGNGTVSTALTSSLQVNVSSFPALAEVLPTNIITGDTVTLRLTVSNPSTVNYRDVVPRTPVFLGTAVPTLVSGPTPAKSTTLNAGTSVSFVWKYKLDGPVGSSFQFEAQADATRAGVPLSTSRVLSGLGRIVEHRLFIEPASVIGGVTNRSLRYVVYNGGTVEIRKVKLLTPDTTFFKASATPFASDTSGWTAVATTSNPRGYEWTVPAGQSGITSGQQRGFTLDYATLGAVTRDTAFLHQMELTLADGSTVFRVDAPVTLFVNRVVPEVESLVAIAGQNRNTLVWTNPSDHDGVLVLRAVGAAPNTAPEPGRRYVAGETLGNAKVVYSDEVSVASTLEDSGLSNGTAYVYRVHNHDTLYRYSPGNAPQSLGLKSTPTSRGAGQPLWCYSVGFSTLQQPVTELGVGIFSSNTSGRVTANLTNTATPVLDGNERWRPVQLQGAVQSRFPIVPLSGRSGQYILTGDQAGYTQAIRTDTGELLWRSTTPLGTIQSFPVAQLHDTTATNAAYKAAFPGKDLAFFATRLSTGTDNKVVALDAATGAPVWTYAPGDLGMVSGGLLIDYTYNRLYVGARSNGGALASLRILDSLTGAELARLSLGDIDHGLVRYGSATPLALVTNSDGTVYGVDMVGMKVSWSAAVASRPSASVPAFSQFARPVNGGFVVSILGATDAEGRVERWSVTTSTSGTTVTKLWSTPIPSPSGSFSFTSGGVQRLYVGGKDEKLHELDINTGVDGKQLSLPGALAIGTPTVDSTVSRLHVGTQDGRICAFPVPFP
- the asd gene encoding archaetidylserine decarboxylase (Phosphatidylserine decarboxylase is synthesized as a single chain precursor. Generation of the pyruvoyl active site from a Ser is coupled to cleavage of a Gly-Ser bond between the larger (beta) and smaller (alpha chains). It is an integral membrane protein.), producing MNEQTFMKLMNILPKSALSTAVGMATRLPAPAPLHRAAIKAFAKMYNVDLAEAEHALEKYPTFAEFFTRGLKTGSRPVDPGQKVVVSPVDGAVSQVGYAEHGRVMQAKGIHYSVGELLGDEEAAKPFHGGAWTTIYLSPRDYHRIHSPLGGKITGYAYIPGEFWPVNPASVKNKQALFCVNERLVTYLDTVAGKCAVVKVGATCVSRIKAAYEDVITHLGKPGKVHRYDTAIPVEKGGELGRFEMGSTVILVFEPGRVKWDDSLQPEAVVRMGRRIGEIP
- a CDS encoding PqqD family protein; the protein is MSFRPDSIPRRREGADGQRFGADFVVLDAEGRMLRGLNETAARVWDLSDGKRTAREIAALVAHEYGVDVERVLEDCLRFLERLAGHGLLDAEEVLR